The following proteins are encoded in a genomic region of Corallococcus silvisoli:
- the rplL gene encoding 50S ribosomal protein L7/L12, translating to MADLNAIVEQLSQLTILEAAELVKSLETKWGVSAAAVAVAAGPAAAAAAPVEEKTEFNVVLANAGANKINVIKEIRAITGLGLKEAKDLVEGAPKTVKEGVNKDDAKKIKDQLVAAGATVEIK from the coding sequence ATGGCCGATTTGAACGCGATTGTTGAGCAGCTCTCCCAGTTGACCATTCTCGAGGCCGCCGAGCTCGTGAAGTCGCTGGAGACCAAGTGGGGCGTTTCCGCCGCCGCCGTGGCCGTTGCCGCGGGCCCGGCTGCCGCCGCCGCCGCCCCTGTTGAGGAGAAGACGGAGTTCAACGTGGTGCTGGCGAACGCCGGCGCCAACAAGATCAACGTCATCAAGGAAATCCGCGCCATCACCGGCCTGGGCCTGAAGGAGGCCAAGGACCTGGTCGAGGGCGCGCCCAAGACGGTCAAGGAAGGCGTCAACAAGGACGACGCCAAGAAGATCAAGGACCAGCTCGTCGCGGCTGGCGCCACCGTCGAGATCAAGTAG